The following proteins are encoded in a genomic region of Candida albicans SC5314 chromosome 4, complete sequence:
- a CDS encoding gamma-glutamylcyclotransferase (Putative protein of unknown function; Hap43p-repressed gene), producing the protein MTHPQGMWIIGYGSLIFKPPPHVSYKVTGYLKGFIRRFWQSSIDHRGTPEYPGRVVTLLSIDDLTSPKFHDEFYNVSSPDDLRVYGVAYYIEPQHVEQVKQYLDIREQNGYTAHKVPFYVGEEFIESDIYIGTIDNEAFVGPESLEDTAHVIRTAVGPSGKNIDYLANLVHSIKDFGIRDHYLEHLYTLASSNPDSSTSPTLKPAPTD; encoded by the coding sequence ATGACACACCCACAAGGAATGTGGATTATAGGATACGGATCCTTAATCTTtaaaccaccaccacacGTATCGTACAAAGTCACAGGCTACTTAAAAGGGTTTATTCGCCGATTCTGGCAAAGCTCAATAGACCATCGAGGAACACCCGAGTATCCCGGCAGAGTGGTAACCCTCCTTTCCATAGACGATCTAACCTCCCCCAAATTTCACGACGAGTTCTATAATGTGTCGTCGCCTGACGACTTGCGTGTTTATGGAGTGGCATACTACATCGAGCCACAGCACGTCGAACAAGTCAAACAGTACCTCGACATCAGAGAACAAAACGGGTACACCGCCCACAAAGTGCCATTCTACGTGGGAGAAGAGTTCATTGAGAGCGATATCTACATTGGAACAATCGACAACGAAGCATTTGTGGGGCCAGAATCGTTAGAAGACACCGCCCATGTCATACGCACTGCTGTCGGTCCCAGTGGCAAAAACATAGACTACCTCGCCAACCTCGTCCACTCAATCAAAGACTTTGGTATTAGAGACCACTATTTAGAACACCTATACACCCTAGCTAGCTCAAATCCCGATAGTTCAACGCTGCCGACTCTAAAACCAGCGCCAACTGATTAA
- a CDS encoding putative zinc metalloprotease (Ortholog(s) have role in protein targeting to vacuole involved in ubiquitin-dependent protein catabolic process via the multivesicular body sorting pathway), producing MTSHSGYQRLDNVSSSSTVLPMHPPEYDDVHTPMEQFEIDDPQLPASGLLVKFANNFNTRILRPVTRIIDPIYEGYKYFQMQYERSILKLGNPLVVKRLLYVSFVMVIVFGITKYSDNDSISGASVGAFTRGRFYDIDKVGESITHFIDPKEMKEHLEYFSSIPHITGTKGDLALAKYVQSFFKNNGLHHVELNELESFTNYPDKTKTYLKVEDFEATLFEQHNEGMEFLAFNPNSLNTETPIKGSFIYVNYGEAEDYDKVIANGVEVKDKIVLVKYGGKTPEPNKVYIAEQHKAKAVVFITKKYSVSDDVIQRENVGLTRMSPGDILTPGWASENMYVTRLTWDKSETTPKIPTIPVSWKDGEILLRKLAGGVDFDGYKSGDGKSPALELSVQNIDRPMHQVWNVAGSIEGREQNEKGVIIGAARDSGCYGTMGSNTGTVALLEMVKIFTSMQRKYSWTPSRSIFFVSFDATEYNLAGAAEWIENRKESLRKEGYVYIDLSDLVAGDKLLINANPFLHEVIGNCLQKVKAGDSTMYDLVKKQNGDRVPMGNDFLETKNYVPFINYINIPSMEIKFTGVDYPKNSCFDNFDNFETSGVDPKMVKHAQMVELLSRIALEFAESPLIPYNFRDFTRELELFEQDLERYAEVQVEKVGRAKPVLHFDGLKRALNSLKSVSENYQEWAREWKQFIHESGGMEPTIHTMSRWRWNDNMVEFNGQFLTREIQHQRAGYKNILFGLPFIAPTSKGEFDWHSFPFIRNYISQHDFESAQNAINQLASVLESAALNYRDLS from the coding sequence ATGACATCTCATAGTGGGTACCAGAGACTAGATAAtgtttcttcatcatcgaCAGTGTTGCCGATGCACCCACCGGAATATGACGACGTGCACACACCCATGGAACAGTTTGAGATAGACGACCCCCAGTTGCCGGCATCTGGTCTTTTAGTCAAGTTTgccaacaatttcaatacaAGGATATTACGGCCCGTGACGAGAATTATAGACCCGATCTATGAAGGGTACAAGTACTTTCAGATGCAGTATGAGCGGTCGATATTAAAGTTGGGGAACCCGTTAGTGGTGAAGCGGTTGTTGTATGTTTCGTTTGTTATGGTGATTGTTTTTGGTATTACAAAATATAGCGACAACGATTCTATCAGTGGGGCCAGTGTGGGAGCGTTCACTAGGGGCAGGTTCTATGATATCGACAAAGTTGGCGAGTCTATAACGCACTTTATTGATCCcaaagaaatgaaagagCATTTAGAGTACTTTTCGTCGATACCACACATCACCGGCACGAAAGGAGACTTGGCGTTGGCAAAGTATGTACAGTCGTTTTTCAAGAATAATGGTCTACACCATGTTGAGTTGAATGAGTTGGAAAGTTTTACCAATTATCCAGACAAGACCAAGACGTACTTGAAGGTTGAAGATTTTGAGGCGACGTTGTTTGAGCAACATAACGAGGGCATGGAGTTTTTGGCATTTAACCCAAACTCGTTGAACACAGAAACGCCTATCAAGGGGAGTTTTATTTATGTGAATTATGGGGAGGCCGAGGACTATGACAAGGTGATTGCCAATGGCGTTGAGGTGAAAGATAAGATTGTGTTGGTGAAGTATGGCGGCAAGACCCCTGAACCGAATAAGGTGTACATTGCCGAGCAGCACAAGGCCAAGGCAGTGGTGTTTATCACCAAGAAGTATAGTGTTTCTGATGATGTGATTCAGAGAGAGAATGTTGGGTTGACACGAATGTCGCCTGGCGATATTTTGACCCCTGGCTGGGCATCGGAGAACATGTATGTGACTAGGTTGACGTGGGACAAGTCTGAGACCACGCCCAAAATCCCCACCATCCCGGTGTCGTGGAAAGATGGCGAAATCTTGTTGAGGAAGTTGGCTGGTGGCGTTGACTTTGATGGGTACAAGAGTGGTGACGGTAAATCGCCGGCCCTAGAATTGAGTGTGCAAAACATTGACCGGCCAATGCACCAGGTGTGGAATGTTGCTGGGTCTATTGAAGGGCGAGAACAGAACGAAAAGGGGGTTATTATTGGTGCTGCTCGAGACTCTGGCTGTTATGGGACGATGGGCAGTAATACCGGCACTGTTGCGTTATTGGAAATGGTAAAGATATTTACGTCGATGCAGAGAAAGTATCTGTGGACCCCGTCGCGGTCgatattttttgtttcgtTTGATGCCACTGAGTATAATTTGGCCGGTGCTGCTGAATGGATAGAGAATAGGAAGGAGTCGTTGCGCAAAGAAGGGTATGTGTATATTGACTTGAGTGATTTGGTGGCGGGGGATaagttgttgataaatgCCAACCCGTTCTTGCATGAAGTGATTGGTAACTGCTTGCAGAAGGTGAAAGCGGGGGATAGTACGATGTATGATTTGGTGAAGAAACAGAATGGTGACCGTGTGCCCATGGGAAATGATTTTCTCGAGACAAAGAACTATGTGCCATTTATCAACTATATCAATATTCCTTCGATGGAGATTAAGTTCACGGGGGTCGACTACCCCAAGAACTCCTGTTTTGATAactttgataattttgagACCAGCGGGGTTGATCCGAAAATGGTTAAGCACGCACAAATGGTTGAGCTTTTGTCGAGGATAGCTTTAGAGTTTGCTGAAAGTCCGTTGATTCCGTATAATTTCCGTGATTTCACACGTGAGTTAGAGTTGTTTGAACAGGATTTGGAGAGGTATGCCGAGGTGCAGGTAGAGAAGGTGGGTCGAGCAAAGCCGGTGCTACACTTTGATGGATTGAAACGTGCGTTGAACTCGTTGAAGCTGGTGAGTGAAAACTATCAGGAATGGGCCCGCGAATGGAAACAGTTTATCCATGAATCTGGCGGCATGGAGCCGACCATCCATACCATGCTGAGATGGCGGTGGAACGATAATATGGTTGAGTTTAATGGCCAGTTCCTAACGAGAGAAATCCAGCATCAGCGTGCTGGCTACAAGAATATACTCTTTGGGTTGCCGTTTATTGCGCCTACAAGTAAGGGTGAGTTTGACTGGCACAGTTTCCCGTTTATACGGAACTATATTTCGCAACACGATTTTGAACTGGCGCAGAATGCGATTAATCAGTTGGCGCTGGTTTTAGAGTCGGCAGCGTTGAACTATCGGGATTTGAGCTAG
- a CDS encoding uncharacterized protein (Protein of unknown function; Hap43-repressed; Spider biofilm induced), which translates to MKFTSTQSTKLASSLDRVLKDITTFNGDSTPQLIAPGCTLGVTDRDSTVYLNSKGVRNINDPVPVTNNDSYALFSCTKSLTVMGALILYEQGKLQLDIPVSTYFPEIANIGVLEPGAVDKYSGKLSKPLTTPQTPITAKHLITHTAGFSYGFISPDYFALITKGERIDAINPPMEFFHKKTPLIHEPGTDWAYGHNIDWLGFVLERISGQKLGEFLATHVFEPIGMTSCTFHKKDPSDLVRIHFRKPDETLVLLKKTPISLDPILDLGGQGCFGSVGDYLKFIRVWLNYGVSPDTGNRILNESTVRFAIRNHLPDDFEFDFIGLSHNVLDEEERKNDGWTLTGNAYGSNDLPTGRPRGSNYWSGVANLHFWIDFENGIGGFYAVQVLPFMDEYNIESYARFESEVYKVLGSQSKL; encoded by the coding sequence ATGAAGTTTACAAGTACGCAATCCACCAAACTTGCCCTGTCTCTTGATAGGGTTTTGAAGGATATTACTACATTTAATGGCGATTCCACGCCGCAATTAATTGCTCCAGGGTGTACACTTGGCGTTACAGATCGGGATTCTACCGTGTACTTGAACTCGAAAGGTGTGAGAAATATCAATGACCCTGTGCCAGTTACAAATAACGATAGCTACGCGTTGTTTTCGTGTACTAAATCCTTGACGGTGATGGGGGCATTGATTTTGTACGAACAAGGGAAACTCCAATTAGATATTCCCGTTTCTACATATTTCCCAGAGATTGCCAATATCGGGGTATTAGAGCCAGGAGCAGTAGACAAGTATAGTGGTAAGCTTTCAAAGCCGTTGACGACACCGCAAACGCCAATTACTGCCAAACACTTGATCACCCATACTGCCGGGTTTTCGTATGGGTTTATTAGTCCCGATTACTTTGCGTTGATCACCAAGGGCGAACGAATCGACGCCATCAACCCGCCCATGGAGTTTTTCCATAAAAAGACACCTTTGATTCATGAACCAGGTACTGATTGGGCTTATGGACATAATATTGACTGGTTGGGGTTTGTTCTTGAACGGATTAGTGGGCAGAAGTTGGGTGAGTTTTTGGCCACACACGTGTTTGAACCTATTGGCATGACAAGCTGTACCTTCCACAAGAAGGACCCTTCGGACTTGGTTAGGATCCATTTTAGAAAGCCTGATGAGACATTGGTTTTGCTCAAGAAGACACCAATTAGTTTAGATCCCATTTTGGATTTAGGGGGACAAGGGTGTTTTGGGAGTGTTGGTGACTACCTCAAATTTATCAGAGTGTGGCTCAACTATGGGGTCTCGCCAGATACTGGGAACCGGATACTTAACGAGTCGACAGTCAGGTTTGCTATTAGGAACCATTTACCGGACGATTTTGAGTTTGACTTTATTGGGTTGTCACACAATGTTCTTGATGAAGAGGAACGGAAAAACGATGGGTGGACATTGACTGGAAATGCGTATGGTCTGAACGATTTGCCTACAGGCAGACCCAGAGGGTCTAACTACTGGTCGGGTGTAGCCAACTTGCACTTTTGGATTGATTTTGAGAATGGGATTGGTGGGTTTTATGCTGTTCAGGTGTTGCCATTTATGGACGAGTATAATATTGAGAGCTACGCGAGGTTTGAGAGTGAGGTGTATAAGGTTTTAGGTAGTCAAAGTAAATTATAG
- the PHR3 gene encoding 1,3-beta-glucanosyltransferase (Putative beta-1,3-glucanosyltransferase with similarity to the A. fumigatus GEL family; fungal-specific (no human or murine homolog); possibly an essential gene, disruptants not obtained by UAU1 method) — protein MLQCILIALILTVSITANVHPIIIHGHYFIDSITKEPFYIKGIDYQPGGSSAVSELNDPLSDPDKCARDIILFQELGINTIRIYSINAHLNHDKCMTMLAKAGIYLFLDVNSPLPHHHLNRYEPWNSYNLYYFENVFKVVEQFSHYNNTLGFIAGNEIVNDPISASVAAPYVKAVVREIKSYIEYNAPRTIPVGYSAADDLNYRMPLAQYLECGDDNPKESVDFYGVNSYQWCGDQTFYSSGYNILVNDYKHFTKPMFFSEYGCNEVLPRNFDEVPVLYTNDMIDVFSGGLVYEFTQEPNNYGLVKVLSNGDVKVLRDFIQLKNKFDTLPELDYSYIIQSMKENAKDIHQKLTTFKTSIPKCELSYPNLDISRGVPPTIAQTLIETGVDAKRGEYVTLSNEDLTTTYKFFQESGEKLAIVNRIETMVEVDEKALENRETPQEPAESAEPAEPTEPAEPPSPPPSTPFIDFIHKLIDPFKTFCANLFN, from the exons ATGTTACAGTGTATCTTGATTGCACTAATACTAACCGTATCGATTACCGCAAATGTCCACCCCATCATCATCCACGGCCACTACTTTATAGATAGTATCACAAAAGAACCA TTCTACATCAAGGGAATAGACTACCAGCCAGGTGGATCGTCTGCAGTCTCCGAGCTCAACGACCCATTATCGGATCCCGACAAATGTGCTAGAGATATAATCCTATTTCAAGAATTGGGTATCAACACCATTCgtatttattcaataaatgCACACCTAAACCACGATAAATGCATGACCATGTTGGCCAAAGCAGGAATATACTTGTTTCTAGACGTAAACTCGCCATTGCCACACCACCACCTAAACCGATACGAGCCGTGGAATTCGTACAACTTGTACTACTTTGAAAATGTCTTTAAGGTGGTAGAACAGTTTTCCCACTACAACAACACGCTAGGGTTTATTGCCGGGAACGAAATTGTCAACGACCCCATCTCCGCCAGTGTGGCTGCCCCATATGTCAAAGCGGTGGTCCGCGAAATCAAAAGCTATATCGAATACAATGCACCAAGAACCATCCCCGTCGGTTATTCAGCGGCCGACGACTTGAACTATCGAATGCCACTAGCACAGTACCTCGAGTGTGGCGACGACAACCCCAAAGAATCAGTCGACTTTTATGGCGTCAACTCGTACCAGTGGTGTGGCGACCAGACATTCTACAGCAGCGGGTACAACATCTTGGTCAACGATTACAAACATTTCACCAAACCAATGTTTTTTTCGGAATATGGGTGCAATGAGGTGTTGCCGAGAAATTTCGATGAAGTCCCAGTATTGTACACAAACGATATGATAGATGTTTTCAGTGGCGGATTGGTATACGAGTTCACCCAGGAACCAAACAACTATGGCCTAGTCAAGGTTCTCTCCAATGGCGACGTCAAAGTATTGCGGGACTTTATTCAgttgaaaaacaaattcgACACCCTACCCGAGCTAGACTATAGCTATATCATCCAATCAATGAAGGAAAACGCAAAGGATATACACCAAAAGTTGACAACATTTAAAACATCAATTCCGAAATGTGAGTTGCTGTACCCTAATCTTGACATTTCTAGGGGCGTTCCCCCGACCATCGCGCAGACATTGATTGAAACTGGCGTTGACGCTAAGCGCGGAGAATATGTGACTCTATCCAACGAGGATCTAACAACAACGTACAAATTCTTCCAAGAAAGCGGCGAAAAACTAGCCATCGTCAACAGAATTGAAACCATGGTGgaagttgatgaaaaagCGTTGGAAAACCGAGAAACACCCCAAGAACCTGCGGAATCTGCTGAGCCTGCGGAACCCACAGAACCTGCAGAGCCCCcttcaccaccacctaGCACCCCGTTTATCGACTTTATCCACAAACTAATAGACCCCTTCAAAACCTTCTGTGCTAActtgtttaattaa
- a CDS encoding uncharacterized protein (F-box domain-containing protein; flow model biofilm induced), with the protein MSLGRKKSPFRQLFLSAMLKYQLIGKKGRFFSKKKVHEYPLVHLHSLPLEILLEIFCLVDDYQTLRSVALCCKKFNHIVNKHLLYNSIVFKNPKKFYQFATIHLLADISNKINFLNTIEFINPQIKDSENTKLNIAGSYAVESKVRAMDQLNYTEFILSLSNLFTHAFGLQCVIFSEISPSFGFPMESKSGSSNIFKRKAPKTKNRRLGKLVMKTQSGWSIPLRNTHLSLIAEYFDVIDELCLVNFIIDNPITIKDLRINKIHFESCIYPFKKGPKRENSIFTNVSELELSKIANSTELSLIDLIKVKNEALHYLTLDIGSNIFYTNQEFKFGKYNPFFQLLCSGVGGYSRLDTLKLTNFELFDYLRHDDVHKDVDSWIEPPTDNFETFMEYTSQIPHLIIVLRKFPPRVKTCLKCGFKEQQSDKNIESLTYDDWKIFLKPLELNPGNTLQIFRHDYRLLYTKSKY; encoded by the coding sequence ATGAGTTTGGggagaaaaaaatcacCCTTTCgacaactttttctttcagCAATGTTAAAGTACCAATTGATTGGTAAGAAAGGCAGGTTCTTTTCCAAGAAGAAAGTACATGAGTACCCGCTTGTGCATCTTCATTCCTTGCCGTTGGAGATACTACTTGAgattttttgtttagttGATGATTACCAGACATTGAGAAGTGTGGCATTGTGTTGTAAAAAGTTTAACCATATTGTCAACAAGCACCTATTGTATAATCtgattgttttcaaaaaccCAAAAAAGTTCTACCAGTTTGCCACTATACATCTACTAGCAGATATCagcaacaaaatcaatttcctCAACACCATTGAGTTTATCAACCCACAAATTAAGGACTCAGAAAACACAAAACTAAATATAGCCGGGAGCTATGCAGTGGAGTCGAAAGTGAGAGCCATGGACCAGCTCAACTATACTGAGTTTATCTTGTCGTTGTCGAACTTGTTTACCCATGCATTTGGGTTGCAGTGTGTTATTTTTAGCGAGATTTCCCCGTCGTTTGGGTTCCCCATGGAGTCCAAGTCTGGCAGCagtaatatttttaaacGCAAGGCCCCGAAGACAAAGAATAGACGTTTGGGGAAGTTGGTGATGAAGACACAATCAGGGTGGTCTATACCATTGAGGAATACCCATTTGTCACTTATTGCAGAGTATTTTGATGTGATTGACGAATTGTGTTTGGTaaactttattattgataatccAATCACGATCAAGGATCTAcgaataaataaaatacaCTTTGAATCGTGTATCTATCCGTTTAAGAAGGGACCAAAAAGAGAGAATCTGATATTCACCAATGTGTCGGAGCTAGAACTATCCAAAATTGCCAACAGCACCGAATTGTCGTTGATCGATCTAATCAAAGTGAAGAACGAGGCATTGCATTACTTGACGTTGGATATTGGGTCAAACATTTTCTATACCAACCAGGAGTTTAAGTTTGGCAAGTATAATCCGTTTTTCCAGTTGTTGTGTTCTGGGGTAGGAGGGTACTCGAGGTTGGATACTTTGAAGTTgacaaattttgaattgtttgaCTATTTGAGACACGATGATGTGCACAAGGATGTTGACTCGTGGATAGAGCCGCCAActgataattttgaaacGTTTATGGAGTACACGTCGCAGATCCCGCACTTGATTATTGTGCTACGAAAGTTTCCGCCACGAGTCAAGACATGTCTCAAATGTGGGTTCAAGGAGCAGCAGCTGGATAAAAATATAGAGTCGTTGACGTATGATGATTGGAAAATATTTCTTAAACCGTTAGAGTTGAACCCGGGGAATACATTACAGATTTTTCGACACGATTATAGATTACTATACACAAAGTCAAAGtattaa